A genome region from Deltaproteobacteria bacterium includes the following:
- a CDS encoding sigma-70 family RNA polymerase sigma factor, producing MASDISHKLLEQALSGQPNAVRSLIEYLAPVVKSRIVRTLTASAGATAGRDLQQEVLDLTQEVFAQLFINEGKILHSWDPERGLSLRNFVGMVAQRHVLSVLRSRKRNPFTDEPIADCDPIKNEITDGNSDFEEIMASRDLLRELVRRLATLLSPLGLLAFELIIVRDCSVSEVQDATGLSPAAIYMWRSRLVRFARQIAEKIMLEQGSSQRTSQQEHAPT from the coding sequence ATGGCAAGTGATATTTCACATAAGCTATTAGAACAAGCACTGAGTGGCCAGCCAAATGCGGTGCGCTCTCTAATTGAATATTTAGCTCCGGTAGTAAAATCACGTATTGTACGTACGCTGACGGCCAGTGCTGGCGCAACAGCAGGTCGCGATTTGCAGCAAGAAGTTTTAGATCTCACCCAAGAAGTTTTCGCCCAACTATTCATTAATGAAGGCAAAATTTTACATTCATGGGACCCTGAACGAGGATTATCACTGCGCAACTTCGTAGGTATGGTAGCGCAACGGCATGTCTTGAGTGTTTTGCGCAGTCGCAAACGCAATCCCTTTACCGACGAACCGATTGCTGATTGCGATCCCATAAAAAACGAAATAACTGACGGTAATAGCGACTTTGAAGAAATTATGGCATCCCGTGATTTACTCCGTGAATTAGTTCGCCGCTTAGCCACGCTCTTAAGTCCACTAGGTTTGTTGGCTTTTGAGTTAATAATTGTTCGAGATTGTTCAGTATCAGAAGTTCAAGATGCTACCGGTTTGAGCCCAGCTGCCATTTATATGTGGCGTTCACGTTTGGTACGCTTTGCACGTCAGATAGCTGAGAAAATTATGTTAGAACAGGGATCGTCGCAACGAACTTCTCAACAGGAGCATGCGCCCACATGA
- a CDS encoding CHAT domain-containing protein, with amino-acid sequence MALFYVNNTKAANWRQRALPLMLMVKWQSLILGLLLVCDCNQSTTTFLPLIVQYDGCDEVLVGPTCILSASGDLRLWVALPQSAQIKIYADNNKQNFKDLVIANGRVLTFTVNISTKHLTVKANNDQQQYSWSLSLMPPRPPPTLLANAKQLRDTGKLDMAIKLLTENVPALPINEKGAGWAALARLERLVGKPEQAIADFESAQRYHRQTAKLLSEVDDATAMAYVLIYSGLHLKRARQVLTSVSKLLPNNLKAAYLVAFYQGVLASHTADFRSALSAFASASSYAEKMGNTLNQHFADQMRASTLLGMGQPREALKILGALLQDASLNNPCERYHLLENCAWALILAREAGDNPANWNEIAFKDPQPLLHEALTGGCNEYPEWEGNTFINLALTSIHLGNLQQAQQYLNDAREHLPRHSSLPALWGLDIEARLALLEKRPRDALKIYSKLTTQAQVQALAEVKWRSLIGQAQAYTALSRLTLAHAAYSNAEQLVYESSLNVPLYEGRDTFLAKRLRATQQHVELLLKMGDFKQALQIVRQNRVQLLAGVQWQDQIERLDQNKRRLWDDAIATYHSERRRFEEVATNLAMAPRNEIAPLKAAYAAQEIRVRSALDIALALVPISGLRTPPILTDLQKRPASELTLVYYRLPTSWIGFAVGHGVFKVQHLGLLPDDDKKQQTSSINDTSAQRQALAHVLLEPFRHELKVAKRLHIIASSDLERFALHALPLDGKPLEEILPVAYVVDAAPIHHPKSSTVAEKSTAISTTVSWHSLVVADTTGDLPQARYEGQQVAAALATKSRVRMLMQREATFNHVSNGLNEAMLFHFAGHSDYIQNGFSSSLRLADGAQLRAGDILALKRVPLVIVLSACESARVPVSEVSTIGLAQAFIIAGARVVIASSRPVNDAFAAYFGEKLYELLLTKLNEPMIFNIVVENILPKALRLARERFPSADWSGYRVLVP; translated from the coding sequence ATGGCACTTTTTTATGTAAATAACACTAAAGCCGCAAATTGGCGACAACGTGCATTGCCACTTATGTTGATGGTCAAGTGGCAATCTCTTATTTTGGGGCTCTTGTTAGTTTGCGATTGCAATCAATCCACTACCACTTTCCTACCTCTTATAGTGCAATACGATGGTTGTGATGAGGTGTTGGTGGGTCCAACATGTATTTTGTCAGCTTCAGGTGATTTACGTTTATGGGTGGCGCTACCTCAGTCAGCTCAAATAAAAATTTATGCTGATAATAATAAGCAAAATTTTAAAGATCTAGTTATTGCCAACGGGCGTGTCTTAACATTTACAGTCAATATATCAACAAAACACCTCACCGTTAAAGCAAATAATGACCAACAACAATATAGTTGGTCACTTTCACTAATGCCGCCTAGACCACCGCCCACACTGCTGGCTAATGCTAAGCAGCTACGTGATACCGGCAAGCTTGATATGGCAATTAAATTACTAACTGAAAATGTGCCAGCGCTACCAATAAATGAGAAAGGGGCGGGATGGGCAGCCCTTGCCCGTCTTGAGCGTCTTGTGGGCAAACCTGAACAAGCCATAGCTGATTTCGAATCAGCGCAGCGCTATCATCGCCAAACTGCAAAGCTTCTATCTGAGGTCGATGATGCAACAGCTATGGCATATGTGTTGATATATTCGGGTTTGCATCTTAAACGAGCGCGCCAGGTGCTAACCTCGGTATCAAAACTACTTCCTAATAATTTAAAGGCTGCTTATCTAGTAGCTTTCTATCAAGGAGTGCTTGCCAGTCATACCGCCGATTTTCGCAGCGCCTTATCAGCTTTCGCAAGTGCTTCGTCTTATGCCGAAAAAATGGGCAATACTTTAAACCAGCATTTTGCTGATCAAATGCGTGCCAGTACGCTTTTAGGCATGGGGCAACCACGCGAAGCACTAAAGATACTTGGAGCATTGCTACAGGATGCCTCTTTAAACAACCCCTGCGAGCGTTATCATTTACTTGAGAATTGTGCTTGGGCTTTAATACTAGCGCGTGAAGCCGGAGACAATCCTGCAAACTGGAACGAAATAGCATTCAAAGACCCGCAACCACTCTTGCATGAAGCGCTTACTGGTGGTTGCAACGAATATCCCGAATGGGAAGGAAATACATTCATTAACCTGGCGCTAACTTCTATTCATTTAGGTAACCTTCAACAAGCTCAGCAGTATCTCAATGATGCGCGTGAACACTTGCCACGCCATAGTAGTCTTCCTGCACTTTGGGGTCTGGATATTGAAGCACGATTAGCGCTTTTAGAAAAACGACCACGTGATGCGCTTAAAATATATAGCAAACTCACCACCCAAGCGCAGGTACAGGCACTTGCTGAGGTAAAATGGCGCAGTCTCATTGGTCAAGCTCAAGCCTACACTGCCTTAAGTCGCCTTACTTTGGCTCATGCTGCGTATAGTAACGCCGAACAACTAGTATATGAAAGCAGCTTAAACGTACCGTTATATGAAGGCCGCGACACTTTTTTAGCTAAACGTCTACGAGCTACTCAGCAACATGTCGAATTGCTTCTAAAAATGGGTGACTTTAAACAAGCGCTGCAAATAGTACGCCAAAACCGAGTGCAGTTGTTGGCAGGAGTGCAATGGCAAGATCAAATTGAACGTCTCGATCAAAACAAACGACGTCTTTGGGATGACGCTATTGCAACTTACCATAGTGAAAGAAGACGCTTTGAAGAAGTCGCGACGAATTTGGCGATGGCGCCACGCAACGAAATTGCACCACTAAAAGCAGCCTATGCCGCACAAGAAATACGTGTACGTTCTGCTTTAGACATTGCTTTAGCTTTAGTGCCTATCAGTGGACTACGCACTCCACCAATATTAACAGATTTGCAAAAGCGTCCGGCTTCTGAACTTACTCTTGTATACTATCGTCTACCTACTAGCTGGATTGGCTTTGCTGTGGGACACGGGGTGTTTAAAGTACAACATCTTGGCTTATTACCTGATGACGACAAAAAACAACAAACCAGTAGTATCAACGATACTAGTGCACAACGCCAAGCACTCGCTCATGTTCTCTTAGAACCATTTCGTCATGAACTAAAAGTCGCAAAACGACTACACATTATTGCATCATCAGATCTTGAACGCTTTGCCCTGCACGCCTTACCATTAGATGGCAAACCATTAGAAGAAATACTGCCGGTTGCGTATGTTGTTGATGCTGCTCCAATTCACCATCCAAAATCTTCAACCGTAGCTGAGAAATCTACTGCGATTTCAACAACTGTTAGCTGGCATTCATTGGTAGTAGCAGACACTACCGGCGATTTACCGCAAGCTCGTTATGAAGGCCAACAAGTTGCCGCAGCGCTCGCCACTAAAAGCCGAGTACGCATGCTAATGCAAAGAGAAGCTACATTTAATCATGTCAGTAATGGACTTAATGAAGCCATGCTATTTCATTTTGCTGGGCATTCAGATTATATTCAAAACGGATTCAGTAGCTCTCTAAGGTTAGCTGATGGTGCACAACTTCGAGCTGGCGATATTCTTGCTCTTAAACGAGTACCACTGGTCATTGTACTCTCGGCCTGTGAAAGTGCCAGAGTTCCTGTGAGTGAAGTGAGCACCATTGGTCTTGCGCAAGCATTTATTATTGCTGGTGCACGTGTAGTTATCGCTTCTAGTCGACCAGTAAACGATGCCTTCGCTGCTTACTTCGGTGAAAAACTATATGAATTACTTTTAACCAAATTAAATGAACCAATGATATTTAATATAGTTGTTGAAAATATTTTACCTAAGGCATTGCGTTTAGCGCGTGAACGATTTCCAAGTGCAGATTGGTCAGGATATCGAGTTCTTGTCCCTTAA